One Theropithecus gelada isolate Dixy chromosome 3, Tgel_1.0, whole genome shotgun sequence genomic window carries:
- the INSIG1 gene encoding insulin-induced gene 1 protein isoform X1 codes for MPRLHDHFWSCSCAHSARRRGPPRASAAGLAAKVGEMISASVSGPSLLAAHGAPDADPAPGGRSAAMSGPEPGGPYPNTWHHRLVQRSLVLFSVGVVLALVLNLLQIQRNVTLFPEEVIATIFSSAWWVPPCCGTAAAVVGLLYPCIDSHLGEPHKFKREWASVMRCIAVFVGINHASAKLDFANNVQLSLTLAALSLGLWWTFDRSRSGLGLGITIAFLATLITQFLVYNGVYQYTSPDFLYIRSWLPCIFFSGGVTVGNIGRQLAMGVPEKPHSD; via the exons ATGCCCAGATTGCACGACCACTTCTGGAGTTGCTCCTGTGCGCACAGCGCGAGGCGCCGAGGCCCCCCGCGAGCCAGCGCCGCGGGGCTGGCAGCCAAGGTTGGGGAGATGATCAGCGCTTCCGTGTCCGGGCCCTCCCTGCTGGCGGCCCATGGTGCCCCGGACGCTGACCCCGCGCCCGGGGGCCGCAGTGCTGCGATGAGCGGCCCCGAGCCCGGCGGCCCCTACCCCAACACCTGGCATCATCGCCTGGTGCAGAGGAGCCTCGTGCTCTTCTCGGTTGGGGTGGTCCTAGCCCTGGTGCTCAACCTGCTGCAGATCCAGAGGAATGTCACTCTCTTCCCCGAGGAGGTGATCGCTACCATCTTTTCCTCCGCCTGGTGGGTCCCTCCCTGCTGCGGGACAGCAGCTG ctgtTGTTGGCCTGCTGTACCCCTGTATCGACAGTCACCTCGGAGAACCCCACAAATTTAAGAGAGAGTGGGCCAGTGTCATGCGCTGCATAGCAGTTTTTGTTGGCATTAACCATGCCAGTGCT AAATTGGATTTTGCCAATAACGTCCAACTGTCCTTGACTTTAGCAGCCCTGTCTTTGGGGCTTTGGTGGACATTTGATCGTTCCAGAAGCGGCCTTGGGCTGGGGATCACCATAGCTTTTCTAGCTACGCTGATCACGCAGTTTCTCGTGTATAATGGTGTCTATCA GTATACATCCCCAGATTTCCTCTATATTCGTTCTTGGCTCCCTTGTATATTTTTCTCAGGAGGCGTCACAGTGGGGAACATAGGACGACAGTTAGCTATG GGTGTTCCTGAAAAGCCCCATAGTGATTGA
- the INSIG1 gene encoding insulin-induced gene 1 protein isoform X2 yields MPRLHDHFWSCSCAHSARRRGPPRASAAGLAAKVGEMISASVSGPSLLAAHGAPDADPAPGGRSAAMSGPEPGGPYPNTWHHRLVQRSLVLFSVGVVLALVLNLLQIQRNVTLFPEEVIATIFSSAWWVPPCCGTAAAVVGLLYPCIDSHLGEPHKFKREWASVMRCIAVFVGINHASAKLDFANNVQLSLTLAALSLGLWWTFDRSRSGLGLGITIAFLATLITQFLVYNGVYQ; encoded by the exons ATGCCCAGATTGCACGACCACTTCTGGAGTTGCTCCTGTGCGCACAGCGCGAGGCGCCGAGGCCCCCCGCGAGCCAGCGCCGCGGGGCTGGCAGCCAAGGTTGGGGAGATGATCAGCGCTTCCGTGTCCGGGCCCTCCCTGCTGGCGGCCCATGGTGCCCCGGACGCTGACCCCGCGCCCGGGGGCCGCAGTGCTGCGATGAGCGGCCCCGAGCCCGGCGGCCCCTACCCCAACACCTGGCATCATCGCCTGGTGCAGAGGAGCCTCGTGCTCTTCTCGGTTGGGGTGGTCCTAGCCCTGGTGCTCAACCTGCTGCAGATCCAGAGGAATGTCACTCTCTTCCCCGAGGAGGTGATCGCTACCATCTTTTCCTCCGCCTGGTGGGTCCCTCCCTGCTGCGGGACAGCAGCTG ctgtTGTTGGCCTGCTGTACCCCTGTATCGACAGTCACCTCGGAGAACCCCACAAATTTAAGAGAGAGTGGGCCAGTGTCATGCGCTGCATAGCAGTTTTTGTTGGCATTAACCATGCCAGTGCT AAATTGGATTTTGCCAATAACGTCCAACTGTCCTTGACTTTAGCAGCCCTGTCTTTGGGGCTTTGGTGGACATTTGATCGTTCCAGAAGCGGCCTTGGGCTGGGGATCACCATAGCTTTTCTAGCTACGCTGATCACGCAGTTTCTCGTGTATAATGGTGTCTATCAGTAA
- the INSIG1 gene encoding insulin-induced gene 1 protein isoform X3 encodes MPRLHDHFWSCSCAHSARRRGPPRASAAGLAAKVGEMISASVSGPSLLAAHGAPDADPAPGGRSAAMSGPEPGGPYPNTWHHRLVQRSLVLFSVGVVLALVLNLLQIQRNVTLFPEEVIATIFSSAWWVPPCCGTAAGIHPQISSIFVLGSLVYFSQEASQWGT; translated from the exons ATGCCCAGATTGCACGACCACTTCTGGAGTTGCTCCTGTGCGCACAGCGCGAGGCGCCGAGGCCCCCCGCGAGCCAGCGCCGCGGGGCTGGCAGCCAAGGTTGGGGAGATGATCAGCGCTTCCGTGTCCGGGCCCTCCCTGCTGGCGGCCCATGGTGCCCCGGACGCTGACCCCGCGCCCGGGGGCCGCAGTGCTGCGATGAGCGGCCCCGAGCCCGGCGGCCCCTACCCCAACACCTGGCATCATCGCCTGGTGCAGAGGAGCCTCGTGCTCTTCTCGGTTGGGGTGGTCCTAGCCCTGGTGCTCAACCTGCTGCAGATCCAGAGGAATGTCACTCTCTTCCCCGAGGAGGTGATCGCTACCATCTTTTCCTCCGCCTGGTGGGTCCCTCCCTGCTGCGGGACAGCAGCTG GTATACATCCCCAGATTTCCTCTATATTCGTTCTTGGCTCCCTTGTATATTTTTCTCAGGAGGCGTCACAGTGGGGAACATAG